The Fulvia fulva chromosome 13, complete sequence genome window below encodes:
- a CDS encoding putative pathogenesis-related protein translates to MLLPTLLALAASATAAVHSSHPHSHLHHRDHDASLAKPKKFGAEGFYKQQCLTHHNIHRQNHSALALTWSDALASTAQKIASTCKFEHDVEMDGGGYGQNIASGIGQENVSAVITELWYNNEIGEFGEQYGVGSPSEEKFELWGHFSQVVWKGSREVGCWTEHCPNGVELAEDTFDYTVCNYGGPGNVEGEYAENVGAPVGMTTESWSYTQ, encoded by the exons ATGCTCCTCCCAACCCTCCTCGCCCTAGCCGCCTCCGCCACAGCCGCAGTCCACTCCTCCCACCCCCACTCCCACCTCCACCACCGCGACCACGACGCCTCCCTCGCCAAACCCAAAAAATTCGGCGCCGAAGGCTTCTACAAACAACAATGCCTAACCCACCACAACATCCACCGCCAAAACCACTCAGCATTAGCCCTAACCTGGAGCGACGCCCTCGCCTCCACAGCGCAGAAAATCGCCTCGACCTGCAAATTTGAGCATGACGTTGAGATGGACGGCGGTGGGTATGGTCAGAACATCGCGAGTGGGATCGGACAGGAGAATGTGTCGGCGGTGATTACGGAGTTGTGGTATAATAATGAGATTGGCGAGTTTGGGGAGCAGTATGGCGTGGGGAGTCCTAGTGAGGAGAAGTTTGAGCTTTGGGGGCATTTTTCGCAGGTGGTGTGGAAGGGGAGTAGGGAGGTTGGGTGTTGGACTGA GCATTGTCCTAATGGTGTGGAGCTTGCTGAGGATACGTTTGATTATACTGTCTGCAATTATGGTGGTCCTGGCAATGTGGAGGGCGAGTATGCGGAGAATGTTGGTGCGCCGGTGGGGATGACGACGGAGAGCTGGAGTTATACGCAGTAG
- a CDS encoding 2-acyl-1-lysophosphatidylinositol acyltransferase, translating into MWLLIFPEGTNMSITARGVSRKWANKVGVADFEHVLIPRSRGLQFCLQGLAGTIDWVYDCAIAYEDIPLKALYVEGRAAPPAHMHWRRYAVRDIPFHDAEAFDKWLNQRWAEKDRLLEHFQQHGRFADDVDDTPPTEIKIRHPLEAAQILGGAAAVFTSWSVFKLLYRSAVALRAST; encoded by the exons ATGTGGCTTCTCATCTTTCCCGAGGGGACCAACATGTCCATAACAGCCCGTGGTGTAAGTCGAAAGTGGGCGAACAAGGTCGGAGTTGCCGATTTCGAACATGTCCTTATTCCGAGGTCTCGCGGCTTGCAATTCTGTCTGCAAGGGCTGGCAGGTACGATTGACTGGGTGTATGACTGTGCGATTGCATATGAAGATATTCC CTTGAAAGCTCTGTATGTCGAGGGCCGAGCAGCACCGCCAGCTCACATGCACTGGCGGCGATACGCCGTCAGGGACATCCCTTTCCACGATGCAGAAGCTTTCGACAAGTGGCTGAACCAGCGATGGGCCGAGAAAGATCGGCTTCTAGAACACTTTCAGCAGCATGGACGCTTTGCTGACGATGTTGATGACACTCCGCCAACTGAGATCAAGATTCGACATCCACTGGAGGCTGCACAAATCCTCGGTGGTGCTGCTGCCGTGTTCACCAGTTGGTCGGTCTTCAAGCTGCTTTATCGTAGTGCAGTAGCTCTTAGGGCGTCCACATGA
- a CDS encoding Cytochrome oxidase assembly protein shy1, producing the protein MDKARPLWRAIIEQASSQRASRTITTKTTTVHPQPFICTHCIRQNPSLRPSSILRSLRQQGQRQRRHQSTQPGDQPAFTSIVDNPPQLIRSGRRHKPWGLLVLATIPVTAFILGCWQVQRLTWKTDLIAKFEDRLVKQPLPLPPQIDPEAVKEFDYRRVYARGVFKHDREMLIGPRMHDGNDGYLVITPFEQEGNGNGNTTILVNRGWIPKSKASQSVRKASGALPEGEVVVEGLLREPWKKNMFTPENKPQEGKWYFPDVYQMAKHTGSQPVWIEETMKPDLLVSYDREARGVPIGRSAEVNLRNNHTQYIFTWFSLSLATSIMLWMVLKKPAGGVSRRIRQNKEW; encoded by the exons ATGGACAAAGCACGGCCCCTCTGGCGCGCGATCATCGAACAAGCTTCCTCCCAACGGGCCTCTCGAACCATCACCACAAAGACCACCACCGTCCACCCACAACCCTTCATCTGCACCCACTGCATACGCCAGAACCCATCCCTCCGCCCCTCCTCCATCCTCCGCTCGCTGCGCCAACAGGGTCAACGCCAACGCCGCCACCAATCCACCCAACCCGGCGACCAACCCGCTTTCACCTCCATAGTCGACAATCCACCCCAACTAATCCGCAGCGGCCGCCGTCACAAACCCTGGGGCCTCCTCGTCCTCGCCACAATCCCCGTCACTGCCTTCATCCTCGGCTGCTGGCAAGTCCAACGTCTCACGTGGAAAACAGACCTAATCGCAAAGTTCGAAGATCGACTAGTCAAGCAGCCCTTACCACTCCCGCCGCAGATCGACCCAGAGGCTGTGAAGGAGTTTGATTATAGAAGAGTCTATGCGAGGGGAGTCTTCAAACATGATCGGGAAATGTTGATAGGGCCTCGGATGCATGATGGGAACGACGGATACTTGGTCATAACGCCCTTTGAACAAGAGGGAAATGGAAATGGAAATACCACAATCCTCGTAAACCGCGGCTGGATCCCTAAATCTAAGGCCTCCCAATCCGTTCGGAAGGCTTCTGGCGCGTTGCCTGAGGGTGAGGTCGTGGTGGAAGGGTTGTTACGAGAGCCGTGGAAGAAGAATATGTTCACACCGGAAAATAAACCGCAAGAGGGGAAGTGGTATTTCCCGGATGTGTATCAGATGGCGAAACATACGGGCAGCCAGCCGGTGTGGATTGAGGAGACGATGAAGCCGGATTTGTTGGTCAGTTATGATAGGGAGGCGAGGGGCGTGCCGATTGGGAGGAGTGCGGAGGTGAATTTGAGGAATAATCATACACA GTATATCTTTACGTGGTTCTCGTTGAGCTTGGCGACGAGTATCATGTTGTGGATGGTGTTGAAAAAGCCTGCTGGCGGTGTGTCGAGGAGGATTAGGCAAAATAAGGAATGGTAG
- a CDS encoding Norsolorinic acid synthase, which produces MAHSNATRVLVFGDQTYDFVPKLRELFQVKDNPILTAFLEQSHYVVRAQMIQSLPPAEHKAARTFDLADMLKKYVAGKLSPAFQTALSCITQLGVFMREFHDFTKPYPRHDSSYVLGICTGSLAAAAVSSSSSLSELLPIAVQTALIAFRLGLCVTDMRDRLESATEDRTQPWSVVLFDTNEQTAVQAIKDFCASNVLPKTKQPWITSASSKTTTVSGAPRILKKLVQEPALKDKKTRNIPIYVPAHNPALFTPEDVKSILETTPVDTWSNYPAKLPFISSVSGKLAWADNYLAVIQLALNQCLLESIGWGHVETELPRLLKFRGAQNVLITPITTSTDRALSAALGSTIANIEVEKASTGEAYAHRPGSGKSKLAIVSMSGRFPEAQSTDSFWDLLYKGLDVVKEVPKRRWDVTTHVDPTGRARNKGATKWGCWLDFAGEFDPRFFSISPKEAPQMDPAQRMALMSTYEAMERGGIVPDTTPSTQRNRIGVFHGVTSNDWMETNTAQNIDTYFITGGNRGFIPGRINFCFEFSGPSYTNDTACSSSLAAIHLACNSLWHGDCDTAVAGGTNMIFTPDGHAGLDKGFFLSRTGNCKPFDDKADGYCRAEGVGTVMIKRLEDALADGDPIIGTILDAKTNHSAMSDSMTRPFVPAQIDNMEACLSTAGVDATSLDYIEMHGTGTQVGDAVEMESVLSVFAPNEQLRTKEQPLYVGSAKANIGHGEGVSGVTSLIKVLLMFQNNTIPPHCGIKPGSRINHNYPDLAARNVHIAFEPKPFLRREGRARRVLINNFSAAGGNTALLIEDSPDRMPVQTQDPRTAHTVTVSGHVGKSLSNNLSLLLTHLKKNPTASLPHLSYTTTARRWHHLHRVAVSGTSIADITAKLEKAVENKDGVNRPKAKPSVFFAFTGQGSQYLGMGRQLYDSYPKFRAELQRYDRLAQSHGFPSFAHIFTTASGDVEQNLPIVVQLAITALQMALFNLLTSFGLKASAVVGHSLGEYAALYAAGVLSASDTIYLVGKRAELLQERCQRGTHSMLACKASEWSLAEVTAGTDVEVACVNGPEDTVLSGTVEEVAGVQQVLSQKGVKATMLKLPFAFHSAQVQPILEDFEHLASGATFEKPKLAVLSPLLGSVVEKEGVVGPAYLARHCREAVRMVKALETAKEKGTISEKTIVIEIGPKPLLCGMIKNILGQSVTALPTLKDKGPDVWTNLSTIFTTLYTGGLDVNWTAVHAPFEAAKTVIQLPDYGWDLKDYFIQYEGDWVLHRHKIHCNCADEGKDVHDTSHYCPGKHTFVENVVVPGGAQAQKAIAAAPSDKPAKKMSKLDPTKEAYPGIPITTTVHKVIEEKTEPLGAHFTVETDISRPDVNSIAQGHTVDDIPLCTPSFYADIALQVGKYAMDRIRAGHPGAGAIDGRVDVTDLVVDKALIPHGKAPQLLRTTVTMSWPPKMAATTRSAKVTFKTYTADGKLDTDHAYCTVRFTTDAQQKSLQKKVPEYKAAIESLRARMKKGELVHYNTKSGYKLMSSMAHFHPDYKLLNNLILNEAENEAVSVMNFSTCTDAGTYAAHPAYVDAITQVGGFAMNAKDDTDIDKEVYVNHGWESFQVYKPLVKEKQYVVYSKMAKDPKGDLVHGDTIVLDGDEVVAFFRGLSLRSVPRKALRAVLQSAMDKGIRQRGGKPGAAKGAAAMPVAKAKPAPVVAPKASPVAAVPSTPKPAPPPAPKPAALKVVVKADNGKVDEALKIISEESGIALDELTDDSNFTDMGVDSLSSMVITSRLREDLELYLAPDFALFADCPIVASLREFLGGSAGASSAAEEFGEPTPVAETAPEPVPAPAPAPMQAAPKTVAPPKPVITTPAAPVSSKVFDDALQIVSEESGIALDELTDDSNFTDMGVDSLSSMVITSRLREDLELELEPEWALFADCPTVASLRDFLRGSAAAVPANQDTPVDTTATEIEAPVPTEAPAYIPDASQGEVDEAVREVLGDDPPYRPATQQPSTASLAANTEALDAALRIIAEESGVAAEDFADDTIFSDSGIDSLCSMVISSRFREELELDLDSQFSLFVDLPTVAQLREYVTGPSSSADSDNSSVTSAPADIATPPHSDSGHSSDTEPDDEPTPTLKSDLTLTDTCRATNSVILQGMPRIASKILFLLPDGGGSASSYSIIPKLRSDVAVVGINCPYARDPENMTCTHQAMMRSFVNEIKRRQPKGPYHLGGWSSGGAFAYVTAETLINQGEEVASLFIFDAPVPQVMEKLPREFYEAVNFTESTVVGTVEPPPYLIPHFMAVVDVMLDYKCHPLKTKKMPKVGLIWADSTVMKEEEAPKMKGMHFMIQKRTDFGPDGWDKVCPGAKFDLVKAEDTNHFTLMTKARVYLVSELIERVMG; this is translated from the exons ATGGCACACTCCAACGCGACCAGAGTGCTGGTCTTCGGTGACCAGACCTATGACTTTGTGCCCAAGTTGCGAGAACTGTTCCAGGTCAAGGATAACCCGATCCTGACTGCCTTCCTGGAACAGTCCCACTATGTGGT CCGAGCACAGATGATCCAGAGTCTGCCTCCTGCCGAGCACAAGGCAGCTAGGACTTTCGATCTGGCAGACATGCTGAAGAAGTATGTCGCCGGCAAGCTGAGTCCAGCCTTCCAGACGGCTCTCAGCTGTATCACACAACTCGGTGTCTTCATGCGAGAGTTCCATGACTTCACCAAGCCTTATCCACGACACGATAGCAGCTACGTGCTGGGTATCTGCACCGGCTCGCTGGCCGCTGCCGCAGTCAGCTCTAGCAGCTCCCTCTCGGAGCTCCTACCCATTGCTGTCCAGACAGCTTTGATCGCCTTCCGCCTCGGTCTCTGTGTCACGGACATGCGAGATCGTCTCGAAAGTGCTACAGAAGACCGCACTCAGCCATGGTCAGTGGTATTGTTCGACACAAACGAGCAGACTGCCGTACAGGCCATCAAAGACTTCTGCGCCTCCAACGTTCTCCCAAAGACGAAGCAACCCTGGATCACATCGGCCTCCTCGAAGACTACCACCGTCAGCGGAGCACCGCGCATACTGAAGAAGCTGGTACAAGAGCCTGCACTCAAGGACAAGAAGACACGAAACATCCCCATCTACGTGCCAGCGCACAACCCCGCTCTCTTCACACCGGAGGATGTCAAGTCCATTCTCGAGACAACACCTGTCGACACCTGGAGCAACTACCCAGCCAAGCTGCCATTCATCTCGAGCGTATCCGGCAAGCTCGCATGGGCGGATAACTACCTCGCAGTCATCCAGCTCGCCCTCAACCAATGCTTACTTGAGAGCATCGGCTGGGGCCATGTCGAGACGGAGCTCCCAAGACTTCTCAAGTTCCGCGGCGCACAGAACGTGCTCATCACTCCAATCACCACCTCCACCGACCGTGCCCTGTCCGCCGCCCTCGGTTCCACAATCGCCAACATTGAGGTCGAGAAGGCGTCCACCGGCGAAGCTTACGCCCACAGACCCGGCTCGGGCAAGAGCAAGCTCGCCATCGTCTCGATGTCTGGACGCTTCCCCGAAGCGCAGAGCACAGATTCCTTCTGGGACTTGCTCTACAAGGGTCTCGACGTCGTGAAAGAAGTCCCCAAGCGCCGCTGGGACGTCACCACCCACGTCGACCCAACAGGCCGTGCCCGTAACAAGGGCGCCACCAAATGGGGCTGCTGGCTCGACTTTGCTGGAGAATTCGATCCCCGCTTCTTCAGCATTTCCCCCAAAGAGGCACCGCAGATGGATCCTGCGCAACGTATGGCGCTGATGTCGACGTATGAGGCGATGGAGCGGGGTGGGATCGTGCCGGATACGACGCCGTCCACGCAGAGGAATCGGATTGGGGTGTTCCATGGTGTGACGTCTAATGATTGGATGGAGACCAACACGGCGCAGAATATTGATACGTACTTCATTACCGGCGGGAATCGTGGTTTTATCCCTGGCCGGATTAACTTCTGCTTTGAGTTTTCGGGACCTAGCTACACGAACGATACGGCTTGCTCGAGTTCGCTCGCTGCTATCCATTTGGCTTGCAACTCCCTCTGGCATGGCGACTGCGATACTGCTGTTGCCGGTGGGACGAATATGATCTTCACACCTGATGGTCATGCTGGGCTTGATAAGGGGTTCTTCCTGTCCCGTACCGGCAACTGTAAGCCTTTCGACGACAAGGCTGATGGCTACTGCCGTGCTGAGGGTGTCGGTACCGTCATGATCAAGAGACTCGAAGACGCTCTCGCAGATGGCGACCCGATTATTGGAACTATCCTCGATGCGAAGACGAACCACTCCGCTATGAGCGATTCCATGACTCGTCCTTTCGTCCCGGCTCAGATTGATAACATGGAAGCTTGTCTGAGCACCGCTGGCGTTGATGCTACTTCCCTCGACTACATCGAGATGCACGGGACTGGTACGCAAGTCGGTGACGCAGTCGAGATGGAGTCTGTCCTCTCCGTTTTCGCGCCAAATGAGCAGTTGCGCACCAAGGAGCAGCCTCTATACGTCGGCTCCGCGAAGGCCAATATTGGCCACGGCGAAGGTGTCTCTGGTGTGACGAGTCTGATCAAGGTTCTGCTCATGTTCCAAAACAACACCATCCCACCTCATTGCGGTATCAAACCTGGTAGTAGGATCAACCACAACTACCCAGACCTCGCCGCGCGGAATGTCCACATCGCCTTCGAGCCTAAGCCGTTCCTGCGACGCGAGGGCAGGGCGAGGAGGGTGTTGATCAACAACTTCAGCGCCGCAGGCGGTAACACTGCTCTCCTCATCGAAGATTCGCCAGACAGGATGCCAGTGCAGACCCAAGACCCGCGCACAGCCCACACCGTCACAGTCTCCGGCCACGTCGGCAAGAGTTTGAGCAATAACCTCTCCCTCCTTCTCACCCATCTGAAGAAGAACCCAACAGCCTCGCTGCCACACCTCTCCTACACCACCACAGCCCGCCGCTGGCACCACCTCCACCGCGTCGCTGTCTCGGGCACTTCCATCGCGGACATCACTGCGAAGCTGGAGAAAGCCGTCGAGAACAAGGACGGTGTCAATAGGCCGAAGGCTAAGCCTTCCGTCTTCTTCGCCTTCACAGGTCAAGGTAGCCAGTATCTCGGCATGGGAAGGCAACTCTACGACTCGTACCCTAAATTCCGCGCTGAGCTCCAACGCTACGACCGTCTAGCGCAATCGCACGGATTCCCGAGCTTCGCGCACATTTTCACGACCGCTTCGGGAGATGTTGAGCAGAATTTACCTATCGTGGTTCAGCTTGCGATTACGGCGCTTCAAATGGCGCTCTTCAATCTCCTCACGTCCTTTGGTCTCAAGGCCTCGGCTGTGGTTGGACACTCACTAGGTGAATACGCTGCCCTCTACGCCGCTGGTGTTTTGTCCGCTAGCGATACGATTTATCTGGTCGGTAAGCGAGCGGAGCTGCTTCAAGAGCGATGCCAGAGGGGCACGCACTCCATGCTCGCCTGCAAGGCTAGCGAGTGGTCTCTCGCGGAAGTTACGGCCGGGACGGACGTTGAGGTCGCGTGTGTTAACGGACCCGAAGATACCGTGCTGAGCGGGACTGTGGAGGAGGTTGCGGGCGTGCAGCAAGTTCTAAGCCAGAAGGGCGTGAAGGCGACGATGTTGAAGTTGCCGTTCGCGTTCCATTCCGCGCAGGTGCAGCCGATCTTGGAGGATTTCGAGCACCTGGCTTCTGGCGCGACGTTTGAGAAGCCGAAGCTTGCGGTGCTGAGTCCGCTATTGGGAAGCGTGGTTGAGAAGGAGGGAGTGGTTGGACCTGCGTACCTTGCGCGCCATTGTCGGGAAGCGGTGAGGATGGTTAAGGCCCTCGAGACGGCGAAGGAGAAGGGCACGATCAGTGAGAAGACTATCGTCATTGAAATTGGACCGAAGCCGTTGCTTTGTGGAATGATTAAGAACATCCTTGGCCAGAGCGTTACGGCGTTGCCCACGCTGAAGGATAAGGGTCCGGATGTCTGGACGAACTTGTCGACCATTTTCACGACGCTTTATACTGGAGGTCTCGATGTTAACTGGACTGCGGTCCATGCTCCGTTCGAGGCTGCGAAGACGGTCATTCAGCTCCCTGACTATGGCTGGGATTTGAAGGACTATTTCATCCAGTATGAAGGTGACTGGGTCCTGCATCGACACAAGATACACTGCAATTGCGCGGATGAGGGTAAGGATGTTCATGATACCTCGCACTACTGCCCAGGCAAGCATACCTTCGTCGAGAATGTTGTCGTTCCAGGCGGAGCTCAAGCCCAGAAGGCTATTGCGGCAGCACCGAGCGATAAGCCTGCGAAGAAGATGTCGAAACTTGATCCTACGAAGGAAGCGTACCCTGGCATTCCAATCACCACGACTGTGCATAAAGTCATTGAGGAGAAGACGGAGCCCCTGGGAGCCCACTTCACAGTTGAAACTGATATCTCCCGCCCCGATGTCAACAGCATAGCTCAAGGCCACACTGTTGACGACATCCCTCTTTGCACCCCATCGTTCTACGCGGACATTGCGCTCCAGGTAGGCAAATATGCCATGGACCGTATCCGCGCCGGACATCCTGGTGCTGGCGCTATTGATGGTAGGGTCGATGTGACGGATCTTGTCGTTGACAAGGCGCTCATTCCGCACGGGAAGGCGCCTCAACTTCTGCGAACGACCGTGACGATGAGCTGGCCTCCAAAAATGGCGGCTACGACACGGTCCGCCAAGGTGACGTTCAAGACGTACACCGCAGACGGCAAGTTAGATACGGATCACGCATACTGCACCGTCCGCTTCACCACCGACGCACAGCAAAAATCACTCCAGAAGAAAGTCCCAGAGTACAAAGCCGCCATCGAATCGCTACGCGCCCGTATGAAGAAGGGCGAACTAGTCCACTACAACACCAAATCCGGCTACAAACTCATGTCCTCCATGGCCCACTTCCACCCCGACTACAAGCTCCTCAACAATCTCATCCTAAACGAAGCCGAAAACGAAGCCGTCAGCGTTATGAACTTCTCCACCTGCACCGACGCAGGAACCTACGCCGCCCACCCAGCCTACGTCGACGCCATCACACAGGTCGGCGGTTTCGCGATGAATGCCAAGGATGACACCGATATTGATAAGGAGGTGTATGTCAACCATGGATGGGAGTCTTTCCAGGTTTATAAGCCGTTGGTCAAGGAGAAGCAGTATGTGGTGTACTCGAAGATGGCGAAGGATCCGAAGGGAGATCTTGTTCATGGGGACACGATTGTGCTGGATGGTGATGAGGTAGTTGCGTTCTTCCGGGGTTTGTCGCTGCGGAGTGTCCCACGCAAGGCGTTGAGGGCTGTGTTGCAGAGTGCGATGGATAAGGGTATTCGGCAACGTGGTGGAAAGCCCGGTGCTGCCAAGGGTGCAGCTGCTATGCCGGTGGCGAAGGCGAAGCCTGCTCCGGTCGTGGCACCGAAGGCTTCGCCAGTCGCTGCTGTACCATCGACACCGAAGCCGGCACCACCGCCTGCCCCGAAGCCTGCGGCGTTGAAGGTTGTGGTCAAGGCAGATAATGGCAAGGTTGACGAGGCGCTGAAGATCATCTCCGAGGAGAGTGGCATTGCCCTGGACGAGTTGACGGATGATAGTAACTTCACG GACATGGGCGTCGACAGCTTAAGCTCCATGGTCATTACATCCCGTCTTCGCGAGGACTTGGAGCTGTATCTCGCTCCTGACTTTGCTCTCTTCGCCGACTGCCCTATTGTCGCTAGTTTGAGGGAGTTTCTGGGTGGATCTGCTGGTGCATCCAGTGCTGCTGAGGAGTTTGGAGAGCCCACGCCTGTCGCCGAAACAGCTCCTGAACCAGTACCTGCACCTGCACCTGCACCTATGCAGGCCGCGCCAAAGACCGTTGCTCCTCCAAAGCCTGTCATCACCACTCCGGCGGCTCCAGTCAGCAGCAAGGTCTTCGATGATGCTCTTCAGATCGTCTCTGAGGAGAGCGGCATTGCTCTCGATGAGCTTACTGATGATAGCAACTTCACTGATATGGGGGTGGACAGCCTGAGCTCTATGGTCATCACTAGTCGGTTGAGAGAAGATCTTGAGCTTGAGCTTGAGCCTGAGTGGGCACTGTTTGCGGATTGTCCTACTGTTGCCAGTCTGAGGGACTTTCTTCGAGGTTCAGCTGCTGCTGTTCCTGCTAACCAGGATACGCCAGTCGACACGACGGCCACTGAGATCGAGGCTCCTGTTCCGACTGAGGCCCCAGCCTACATCCCCGACGCTTCTCAGGGTGAAGTCGACGAAGCTGTTAGGGAAGTTCTTGGAGACGATCCTCCTTACCGCCCAGCAACTCAACAACCGTCCACCGCTTCACTAGCAGCGAACACAGAAGCCCTTGATGCCGCCCTTCGCATCATCGCCGAGGAGTCTGGAGTCGCAGCTGAAGACTTCGCCGACGACACCATCTTCTCAGATAGCGGCATCGATTCGCTATGTTCCATGGTCATCTCCTCGCGCTTCCGCGAAGAACTTGAGCTTGACCTCGACTCGCAATTCTCCCTCTTCGTCGACCTCCCAACCGTTGCTCAACTCCGCGAATACGTCACAGGACCATCCAGCAGTGCTGACTCTGACAACTCATCTGTAACTTCAGCACCCGCTGACATCGCTACGCCACCACACTCAGACAGCGGCCACTCTTCCGACACCGAACCAGACGACGAACCCACCCCAACCCTCAAAAGCGATCTAACCCTGACCGACACCTGCCGCGCCACCAACTCGGTCATCCTCCAAGGCATGCCGCGCATCGCCTCCAAGATCCTCTTCCTCCTCCCCGACGGCGGCGGCAGCGCATCCTCCTACTCCATCATCCCCAAGCTCCGCTCCGACGTAGCAGTCGTCGGCATCAACTGCCCCTACGCCCGGGACCCCGAGAACATGACCTGTACGCACCAAGCCATGATGCGAAGCTTCGTCAACGAGATCAAGCGTCGCCAACCAAAGGGACCCTACCACCTCGGCGGCTGGAGCAGCGGAGGCGCGTTTGCGTACGTCACTGCTGAGACACTGATCAACCAAGGCGAGGAAGTCGCATCCCTCTTCATCTTCGACGCCCCGGTGCCGCAAGTAATGGAGAAACTCCCACGAGAATTCTACGAAGCCGTGAACTTCACCGAATCCACCGTCGTCGGCACCGTGGAACCGCCTCCATACCTCATCCCTCACTTCATGGCCGTTGTAGACGTCATGCTCGACTACAAATGCCACCCGCTCAAGACCAAGAAGATGCCGAAGGTGGGGCTGATTTGGGCTGATAGTACTGTGatgaaggaggaggaggcgCCGAAGATGAAGGGGATGCATTTCATGATTCAGAAACGGACTGATTTTGGGCCTGATGGATGGGATAAAGTGTGCCCGGGGGCGAAGTTTGATCTTGTCAAGGCGGAGGATACGAATCATTTTACGCTTATGACGAAGGCGAGGGTTTATTTGGTTAGTGAGTTGATTGAGAGGGTTATGGGGTAG